Below is a genomic region from Halictus rubicundus isolate RS-2024b chromosome 11, iyHalRubi1_principal, whole genome shotgun sequence.
CGGAGAtcggcgagcggtttcctagcaccgccggaacgattacTTGCCAAATTTGAACACGGGCCAATAGAAtatctattatcgcgtcgataatcgatacgACGGTGACGGCCTATCACGCGGGGCGCTGAGAATCGACCCGCGATCTCGCGAAGACGAGCTAAGACCCAATGACCGTGCGGCGTTCGCACGTCACGctccgccaatcccaaacaacacaaaatacaatttattctttctcttaaatcacatttcttaggtcaaacaattacttgtttcaatttaataatgctaaaaattacttaatatatatctgcgataaaaccaacaaatgtaactttcctcctaatagcaaaaacgtcgaaaaaattcggtttttattgttttttgacgatgatgtctcacaacaaaaaatctaaaaaaaatgaagacactgcctgttatagtactttaacaaggaactaaacagtagaatagcatgttttcacatttttgagaaatctgcatttttccgattttttggaggtttttcatttttttacgaccacagtttgtaacaaaaaaatctgaaaaaattatcaaaagtcagccttagaatccaaaatatgtcacattttttcagaattttaggaagcatcagagtgcggaaaatacgcggagaagcgcgaaatctaatttaccctgtaaccaacctcatgggcaagatagggggttgaaattttactcagaggggtttttcttagtcagctttcgaattgttcattaatcattgaaaaacctctaagggcagttttgaccataaatcggctaggcccttttaaaaggatctgatgtctacgttcaacactcgtcatactttctgtttagttaatattttaatgtttgtaaaaagtttaccgattttcatctcgaaatcttttttcaatttgcaattgttggctcttctccgtggataacagtcgatcttttatacgatggtccaaaatcatgctaactaccaaataattcgtagtggcagcaaagttaaatctacttcctagctcgacaattaacgcaattatataacgcaatttttcctgagttttcattacatgtcatctagtagctgtctagaagctgaagtcgtttggtcgatttataaaaaaagttattctgatttaaagtgtctgccatcaattatgagactgactgcataatgtataacgagaagcggccgcacgtttctcgctaagcaacctgcgctatctccatgtttataattgtgtagtgtgaaaatggtttactgcctttttggttcgttatctcgaccatttcttctaaaaagtgtacttccgtacaatgggacagtagggctctcatcagcgagctaaggtttatgaccggctcgcctgcacgcccccacttaggtcacccgctccgagtatttgatctacctgcacgcgtatgcgttttgctcttccctccccatcgagccactgtTAATCTTCgcagttattcattatcgaaaaatataaaagtctaagacaatctattctcaggttagttagctcagattctgtcaaacagtttttctcagcttaccagaattcagtcttttgacctttggtgcgagtaccagtgtggcggcctgtgcaaagagcacgccgacgaaccgccagcatacattgtagacgcggcggcgacctcgtataaatacacatcaatattatacaatatttatatatccattccttcaaaaactatttaacgaagtttaacgttaattttcaacattataaacaattttgcaacaacacatttttacgactgtacactgaaccccggtgtataatataaaggaatatataaaataccgttcttcacatctagttatttacataaatctaggaaatagttgttattgcataattattttcaataagggttatacaaattctgaatcaacatttcattatcaaaatatataataaaacatcgcaaacatttagcattgtcaatatactaaaatgcttgataatatcgatgtgctgatcttcccgctgtaactcgcatcatgtcattttacgcctgattttatttcgagccgttcgcttcgttgcgagcagctcgcatcggtgcgggtagctcgcatcgtgcgagtactcgactcgactcgcacaatcgagccgagctaagctcggctcgcattttcgggtactcgcacagccctagctggcagtctttatatatatctcgtcggtgacacgattctgttccaggaaagacgacacgattctgttccaggaaagacgacacggttctgttccaggaaagacgacacggttctgtgtcatgctaaaagacgacacggttctgtgccatgctaaggctgagcagatgtcagcactatatcgggaacgccgaaaacccgggcgtgagcactctcctatcctctctgatagAAGATTATCGTATTGATCGTTCGAAACACCGATACCACAGATTATAAAGCAAAAAACGATTTGATGACGCATGGTGAATGGTAAATGGTAACACGTTTGCAAAGATCCTTCCTTTTCGCAACGAAAAATAGAAGTTTTCTCAAGGTACTTCAACGCAGCATTGAACGAGCGCCGAGTTTAATGATAATGTCGAAAAGTTATCTTCAGACTCCACcagagaaaaaattgaaaacaaccAAGGCCTCTGTCGATTCGCCCAAGACCGTGACCACCTCCGCCGAACATAACCTCAAGAACGCCAACACTGTTCTTGTTGACagtatgaaaattgaaaatagcaaCGAAAAGATCCCAAGCGATGTCACAGCGATACCACCAGTGAAAGTCACCTATTTAGACGTACCCGTCAAATCGGGTAACGATAAAAAGGATTACAGGTGATGGAAAGGCTATAACGTATATCTaacagttgtttttttttttcgcttatACAATCATTTCTTTGTCATTCTTTCAGAGTAATTCAACTGGAAAATGGCTTGGTAGCTTCGCTGATCTCTGATATGCATTTTCCATCTTCTCTAGATTGCAATAGTGAAGTAAAAGGTAACGGATGCTTTGGGTATCGAAtcgattaataaattttattaatttgttgCATTTGCAATGCCAATTTAATTCAACGTGATGTCCTTGCTAACGTATTAGCTGTAACCACCCGTTCTATTATCAGCAAATGCAATACCTAGTGACAATGAGAGCGAAGAAGACGATGAGGACGAGGAATCTGAGTGCGAGGGAGACGATGAAGACGAAGATGATGACGATGACGAAGACGATACAGAAGACGAGGAATTGGGGTTAAAGGATTCGCCCTCTCATAAAAAACGGgtgaagagagaagagaaactGGTATTTTCAGTTGAAACATACAATTTCATGTATATTTTATGTAAATGCGTGCGTTGTTGATATTCTCAGACTGCAGCTACGCATATTTCTTACATAGGCAGCTTGTGGATTATCCGTGGGAGTAGGAAGTTTTAGCGATCCTCCAGAAATTCCTGGTCTAGCCCATTTTTTGGAGCACATGGTTTTTATGGGATCCGCAAAGTATCCACAGGTATTGATATTGAGTGtgatttttaaacaagttcgatttcaatattaatcCTTTAACATCCTATACCTTTCTAGGAAAATGATTTTGATGCATTTATCAAAAAAAGGGGAGGTTCGGACAATGCCTTTACTGATTGCGAAACAACAACATTCTACTTTGAGATACAAGAGAAGCATCTTTTATCCGCTCTCGATCGATTTGCTCAATTTTTTATCGAACCTTTGATGAAAAAGGATGCTATAAACAGAGAACGAGAATCTGTAGACAGTGGTACGTGACAACCAGAACGAAAATGATCGTTCCGgttaattacactgtccaacaaaattaaacttttttcgagttttgcaatacctgttgggtgattcttatagactttgtcatcctaaaaccgaatctgaaagtagaattgctccatcacgcaacgttttcgaaaaattttggtttttgtaaaaatgcccgatttggtacgaaacgacgtgttacgcaaaaactaaatacgcgagaaagttcaaatttgagtcaagagatagaggggactctcctctacatattcatatagtcaattatatttttatgtacttcctaatagttgtaaatggttgttaaagtttgaaaatgtgccgacgcgggtactttgtacgctctatttttgtatttatgtgaaaaatcctttatctagcaggaatttactatacaggaatgcattctacagacatttctggtaaagaaaccattcacgaaaagtatttggttcccttaatgtacgagaaggatcagaaaatgttaattgacagcgtgtgcgcgacgcgttcgcgccagacggccattgcagccttttcgcgactcgccagggccgtcgctatgcgtagtcgacgttggtaccactcaagtatgtctttgcttactatgcttaattaaatacatttttttttgtctttttgggtccaatcattacaaaagattataaaaatacgagttatattcacatttcattgtggaaatgcttaataaagaaaattgaccgcagcaatgcggtgactggaaaattttattttcagtaattgttgtcttatcttcataattgtaataacaatggacattcaagattcttcggattaaaataagtccaaacactatgtaaatgggactatttttatcgattttattgatcgaagtacataattaagacatagattgctctatattaaatcgataaaatctcgcggaagtgtataaatcagccggactgtttttgttatattcatgacgaaattattttaaaatcaaaacaaggaatacaattccagcattaatctttcatcaagatatttcaacaatggaaaaacgttacaaaggaaaagacttatgtgcggatgcttgctgattactgctggacacttattattgaaaatcgggataccaggaacaaacgtcaagcaaggcggaaacatttttaatttgtttacatcagaaataggtaactttttgtattcaattttctttattaagcatttccacaatgaaatgtgaatataactcgtatttttataatcttttgtaatgattggcacccgaaaagacaaaaaaaatgtatttaattaagcatagtaagcaaagacatacttgagtggtaccaacgtcgactacgcatagcgacggccctggcgagtcgcgaaaaggctgcaatggccgtctggcgcgaacgcgtcgcgcacacgctgtcaattaacattttctgatccttctcatacattaagggaaccaaatacttttcgtgaatggtttctttaccagaaatgtctgtagaatgcattcctgtatagtaaattcctgctagataaaggatttttcacataaatacaaaaatagagcgtacaaagtacccgcgtcggcacattttcaaactttaacaaccatttacaactattaggaagtacataaaaatataattgactatatgaatatgtagaggagagtcccctctatctcttgactcaaatttgaactttctcgcgtatttagtttttgcgtaacacgtcgtttcgtaccaaatcgggcatttttacaaaaaccaaaatttttcgaaaacgttgcgtgatggagcaattctactttcagattcggttttaggatgacaaagtctataagaatcacccaacaggtattgcaaaatttttttggtgttggacagtgttatctaGAAGAGGGGCctcctcaccgatttcaataatctcgaaatatgttgtcaagctCATCATCCTGAACAATTTTTTCTCATATATGTTACGGCCGCTCGGCTTTAGTTGtttagatattcgcaaaaaacagCGGTCCTCCTCTGCCCTACAGGATAAATTTGGTCATTTGGTCATTAATACCAACAgtttttttgcgaatatctaaaAAACTAAGGCAGAGCGGCTATAATACGTATAGGTAAAAGTTGTTCAGGATGATGACtatgacaacatatttcaagataaTAGAAATCTGTGAAGAAGCCTGTTTCTAGATAATTACCATCGTTTCGAAAGGATACGAAATAAAGCTAAACCTATTCTATAGAATTCCAGATGGCCTTGCCTTTCGACACGAATAGAGGGGAGCAACTGCTTTGTAGTTTCGCGAAACCGGGCCATCCGGTCTCAAAATTCATGTGGGGCAATATGGTAACGTTACGCGATAATGTAGTCGACGAACGTTTGTACGAGGAACTGCACAAGTTCAGGGAACGTCATTACAGTGCTCACAGAATGAAGCTGGCCATACAAGTGAATATACTTTCTACACTTTTCCTCGTATCTTAAACAGACGAAGAATCCAAGAAATTTCCACAGGCTAAACTTCCATTGGACGTGTTGGAAGACTATGTGAAACAATGTTTTTCGAAGATACCGAACAATGGATTACCCCCACACGACTTTACAGCGTTCAAAGGAGCAAAATCCTTTGATACACCGAGTTTTCGAAGAATCTATAAAATTAAACCCGTAAAAGATGCTTGCAAGGTACTGATTATCGCGTATTTGATTACTGGTTCGCCGTAAACTCGGCTACATCGATTTGAAACTTGgtctctgtttctgtttcttcaGGTAGAATTAACGTGGGCGATGCCTTCCTTGCACGACTTGTACAAAAGTAAACCACATTGGTACTTCACGCAACTGATCAAGGACAAAGGAAAAGGCTCTTTAATGAGCtacttaaagaaaaaaatgtgGTGTCTCAACATGTACACTACAGAGGACGAAAGCGGTTACAGGCACAACTCTATGTGCTTGTTGTTCAGCTTGTCGCTCAAGTTAACCGAGCAGGGACACGAGCATCTGCGAGAAGTATTGAACGCCGTGTTCTCCTATATTAATATGATACGTAGGGAAGGGCCTCTTAAACGAATACACATGGAGatggagaaaataaacgaaacgACCTTCAGGTGAATAGCAACAAAAAACAGATTGCGCCTATTCAAAGTTACAAGTTACATGTTCCGATACGTTATTATCGTTTTTAGATACATGGACGAGGAAGCACCGGTCGAAAACGTGAAAGATTTATGCGAGAACATGCATTATTATTCGCCGCAAGATTATATAACTGCTAACGATTTGTTCTTCGAATACAATCCTGAAGCTATACAAGCGTGTATGGACTATCTGACTCCGGACAACGTGAACATTATCATTTCCGATAAGAAATTTAACGACAAGGAATTTGAGAAAATCGAGCCATGGTTCAAAACGAAATACACGGACACAGAGATACCGAAAGAATGGGTGGAATGCTGGCGCACCATAGATCCATTCCCCGAGTTCCATTTACCACTGCCGAATGTGTTCCTTATCGACGATTTGAGCCTGATCCCTCTACCCGCAGAGGTTCCGAAATACCCTACGAAAATTTATTCGGATCGAGTGACCGAGATCTGGTATCGGCCCGACCCCAGATTTCGTTTACCCGAATGCTACATGAGCTTTTATATTGTAGCACCCGCGACTATGTATTCGCCGAAGAGGTGAGCTTTTACGAACGTACGAGCAACATTACCGAAACAACATCGTTAACTTGTTCACAGTCTCGGTGTTTGATTTACAGCGCTGCCATGACGGACTTGTGTCTAACGATATTGGATCATTTGCTGGCAGAAGAACTGTACCCTGCGTTGCGAGCAAACCTACATTACGAAATCTACACGGACAACAAAGGTGTCGTTTTGGAAGTGAGCGGACTCAGTCAGAAAGTGCCGGTGAGTAGTAGCGAATCGTGAAATATACTACTACGATTCAAAGGTTTGCGTATCTTCTGCTTCGTGCTACCGTACCTCGTCCAACAAAACTGTCCGTTGTCTGTTTTCAGTTGCTGTTATTCACAATTGGCAGGTACATTTCCGAGTACATGACACTGCTAACGGAGGAACTGTTCAACGTACTCAAGAAGGATTTGATCAAAATCTACTACAATAAATTCTTGCAGCCCGAAAAGCTAGTGTAGTATGCGACAAATCATAACGTTTACTATACAGACGCGGTGAAGCGCATGTCTGCTGTGTGCTCGAGCTTTAATTTCACGAATTGTATTATTGTATTTCAGCGACACGAAGCTGTCCATTTTGGGGCTGGAATATTGGTCAATGAATGCGAAACACATGGCCATCGGCGACGTCGAGTTCGACGAGTTCGAAAATTTTGCCAAGCACCTGACCGACCACGTTAACATTCGGAGCCTGGTGCAAGGAAATATGACCCAGGACGACGTTGTCAAAAACGTGCAGAGTTTCGTCGAGACATTGAAGTGTGGACCTCTACTGCCCGATACTATGCCACAGAACAGGATCACCCAAATACCCGTGGGTTCTCACGTCTGTAAAATAAGGAACTTTAATAAGACGGACGTGAATTCCGTCGTTACCAATTACTATCAATCCGGTGTGATGTCCATTGAATTGTCGGTTATAATCAAACTTCTAATTGTAAGTACAGTGAAGCGTAGACGAATACGCAGATTCTGATGCCGCGAAGGTCATTCGGTCGCGAGAACTAATTTCCACGATGTCGTTGATCTTCTCGATCTCAGATGATTATGGAGGAGCCGTTGTTCCATCGACTGAGAACAGAGGAGCAACTAGGCTACAACGTGTTCTGTCATAGCACAAATACTGTCGGCATCCTCGGCTATTCCGTGACGGTCTGTGCGCAAGCGGACAAGTACGTTACGGAACACGTGGACGATAGGATCGAGACTTTCTTGAACGCGTTCAAGGAGATTCTGGAAGCGATGACCGAGACGGAATTCGAGAGCGTGAAGGAAGCGTTCATCAAGCAGAAGCAGTGCGCCGACATCAGCTTGGAAGAGGAACTGAACAGAAACTGGACAGAGATTGCGTCGGCCAACTACATGTTCGACAGGATCGAAAGAATGATAGTTATGACGGAGCAGATCAAGATCGAGCAACTTAGGGAATGGATCGACTCTCATACCATCAATGGTAGTAACTTGAGGAAGCTGAGCGTGCACGTGGTTGGAACTCGGAAACCAACCGATTCCGAGAAGAGCAACGAAATCGTTGACTCGTCCGATACAAAAGCAAAAGGTAAATATCAGAGTACAGTTTGTTGAACCGTATGCGCATCCAAAAACTTGAAAGCTATGATAAACCGTGGCTCTTCGCTTCTTTTTCATTTACAGACGGAGAGTCGGAAACGGATTCGGAGGAAACTGGGACCGCAAAGTACCCGCTCGATTACATTCTTAGCCCGGAGTGTGAAAAGGACACGTGTACAGTGAATTACGTCACCGACATAAACCAGTACAAAAGTCAACTGTACACTTACCCTGTACAGCATATTGTCTAGTGATACGAACCTTTATTACATTGATATACGTATTGATGCGTACAATAGTACGAATAGTAACAGAATTGAACAGAAATGTAATCAATATCGCGGCCATTGCCAACTATTGTGTGTCTCTCGAtggaaagaagggaaagaagaaaTCTTTCTTTGAAAGCAAGATCATGTtagatttttttatatatagtTCTTTTAATCGTATTCAAGACATGACAACACGTTTCAATAAATCATTATTAACTATCGAAAATGTCAGCCAACCATCTCCGAGAACCTCTCACACGAACAGCTTTCTTACAAAATTTCACTGAAAGTTTGTTTCCTTTACTTCGAACAGTGCAAAGCGTTTTTCTCATTAACAGACGATCAGTGGAACCTTAACTGGTCTACTTTGCAGATCTGTGTTGTGTAATCGCGTTTCTCTTTATCTcccttcttttgtttttttttctttatacatGAAAGAACAAaggagatatatatatatatatatatatattttgttttttgaAAGAAACAAACTTAAACCATCTGCCCTTGGAGAAGCTTCTCTGCTCGTTCGAGATAAAGAAAAAGGATTCCTCTTTCGTTTCCCGGTGTACGGTTTCGCTTAGCGTTTTATTTTTCCTCTGATCGAAAAGAAATATGCCATTCAACCAGCAGAGTGATAGCGTTCCAAACAACAGATTCACATAAAAATATGTCAATGCAATTTGAATACTCTAAATTGTTTACAACATCCATTAGAAGTGCATTTTGCAtttaatatttcgaataattattgaatataTTGGTTTCTTTCCGTTTGTAGTATTATAGAATTGCCACTACATTTATATAATGATTACCTCCTACGTTCCAAATATGTATCTGCTTTAAGAGTACCTTTAAATGtgatggtttttttttttgttagctTTCTAATAAATTCTCGGTTGCCTCGTGTTCTCGCCAGCACTGATTCTTCTTCCATTTTCATTTGTTGTATACAATAATTAGTGTGTTATTTCCGATCTATACATATGGGTTCCCTCTAAAGTGTTCGACGACATAGAAA
It encodes:
- the LOC143359264 gene encoding nardilysin, producing MVTRLQRSFLFATKNRSFLKVLQRSIERAPSLMIMSKSYLQTPPEKKLKTTKASVDSPKTVTTSAEHNLKNANTVLVDSMKIENSNEKIPSDVTAIPPVKVTYLDVPVKSGNDKKDYRVIQLENGLVASLISDMHFPSSLDCNSEVKANAIPSDNESEEDDEDEESECEGDDEDEDDDDDEDDTEDEELGLKDSPSHKKRVKREEKLAACGLSVGVGSFSDPPEIPGLAHFLEHMVFMGSAKYPQENDFDAFIKKRGGSDNAFTDCETTTFYFEIQEKHLLSALDRFAQFFIEPLMKKDAINRERESVDSEFQMALPFDTNRGEQLLCSFAKPGHPVSKFMWGNMVTLRDNVVDERLYEELHKFRERHYSAHRMKLAIQAKLPLDVLEDYVKQCFSKIPNNGLPPHDFTAFKGAKSFDTPSFRRIYKIKPVKDACKVELTWAMPSLHDLYKSKPHWYFTQLIKDKGKGSLMSYLKKKMWCLNMYTTEDESGYRHNSMCLLFSLSLKLTEQGHEHLREVLNAVFSYINMIRREGPLKRIHMEMEKINETTFRYMDEEAPVENVKDLCENMHYYSPQDYITANDLFFEYNPEAIQACMDYLTPDNVNIIISDKKFNDKEFEKIEPWFKTKYTDTEIPKEWVECWRTIDPFPEFHLPLPNVFLIDDLSLIPLPAEVPKYPTKIYSDRVTEIWYRPDPRFRLPECYMSFYIVAPATMYSPKSAAMTDLCLTILDHLLAEELYPALRANLHYEIYTDNKGVVLEVSGLSQKVPLLLFTIGRYISEYMTLLTEELFNVLKKDLIKIYYNKFLQPEKLVYDTKLSILGLEYWSMNAKHMAIGDVEFDEFENFAKHLTDHVNIRSLVQGNMTQDDVVKNVQSFVETLKCGPLLPDTMPQNRITQIPVGSHVCKIRNFNKTDVNSVVTNYYQSGVMSIELSVIIKLLIMIMEEPLFHRLRTEEQLGYNVFCHSTNTVGILGYSVTVCAQADKYVTEHVDDRIETFLNAFKEILEAMTETEFESVKEAFIKQKQCADISLEEELNRNWTEIASANYMFDRIERMIVMTEQIKIEQLREWIDSHTINGSNLRKLSVHVVGTRKPTDSEKSNEIVDSSDTKAKDGESETDSEETGTAKYPLDYILSPECEKDTCTVNYVTDINQYKSQLYTYPVQHIV